DNA sequence from the Myxococcota bacterium genome:
CACCGAGGACGGGCAGGTCGATGGCGTGGAACTTCGCCAAGGCCATCGGGTCGCGATCGACCTGAATGGTGGGCTTCTTCGGCGTGATGCCCGTGTGGTTGGAGAAGCTGGCACCCAGCACGAGCAGCAGGTCGGACTCGTTCATGAACCAGCTCGCGATCGGCGTGCCGCTGCGCCCGAGTACCCCGCAACCGAGGGGATGTTGGTCCGAGACGAGTCCCTTTCCCTTGAAGGTGGTGAGGACGGGAGCCCCGAGCGCTTCGGCGAGGGACATCACCGCGGGCATGTCGTAGCGCGCGCCGTGGCCGACGATCAGCACCGGTCGCTTCGCCGCGGCGAGCATCGTCGTGGCCTTCTCGAGGGCGTCCTGCGGCGGCGGGAACTGCTGGGACGCCAGCCGACCCTCGGGTGTCGCGGCCTTGGCGTCGCTGGCATGCCCCGCCACCTCGTCGGGGAAGATCAGCTGCGCCGGGCCGCGTTCGAGTACCGCCGTCTTCACCGCGCGACTCGCGAGTTCGGCGAACGGGGAGTCGGGGAGCACCGGCTGCGCGAAGGAGGCCACCTGGCCGAAGGCCGCTTTCAGGTCCAGCTCCTGGAAGTTGCCGGTCCCCAGGACCTGGGTCGCGACCTGGCCCGTGAGTGCGAGGACGGGCGCGCGATCGACGTGCGCATCCCAGAGTCCGGTGAGCAGGTTGGTCGCGCCGGGGCCCGCGATCGCGAGGCACGCCGCGGGCCGCCCGGTCAGCTTTCCGTACGCCGAGCACGCGAACGACGCTGCGCCCTCGTGCCGCACGCCGAAGTAGTGCATGCGGCCGGCTTCCTGCTGACGCCGGATTGCTTCGGCGACGTTCAGGTTGGAGTGTCCGACCATCCCGAATACCCAGCGCACACCCCAGTTCGTGAGCGTCTCGACCATCACGTCCGACACCGTGCGGTCGCGCACCAGCTCGGCCGGTAGCTCGACGTACACGCCGTCCTCGCGCACCTCGACCGGGTAGGTCGGGACGCCGTCGTCGTAGCCGCCATCGGGAGGCTGTCCCGTGAGCGGGCAGTAGTCCCAGCCGTGCCAGGGGCAGCGCAGGTGGCCCTTCTCGATCGATCCCTCGCCGAGGGGTCCGCCCTGGTGGGGGCACCGGTTGTCGAGCGCCCCGTACTGCCCGTCCCAGTGCGTCATGCACAGGGTCAGTTCGTCGAGGGTGACCGACTTCACGCGGCCTTCTTCGAGCTCGTCGAGTTCGAGGGCCTTCTTCCAGACCCGCTGATCAGAGGGGCGAACGGGGCTCATCGGAGGAACTCCTTGCTGTGGCGGATGGCGGCCTCGAGAAACGCGTGCAAGGTGGAGGACTGGGAGTCGGCGCTCGGCGCCTCGACCAGTTCGCTGGCGCGGAGCGTGGCGGCGATGAACCCGTCGGTGTGCCAGGAGCCCGCCGGCAGCGAACCGAAAGACAGGTCCCCGACCCCCCGGACCGGCCAGTGGTTCACGTACCAGTACGGCTCGGGAATCGCGCCGTCTCCAGGGGAGAGGCCGATGCCCACCGTCTTCGTCCCGCCTTCGGGCAGCGGGGCCACGCTCTGGAGGATCGCGAGGTCGAAGTGATGGGGCCAGCAGAGGATCGCTTCGTCCGGCGCGTAGTCCGCGAGTGCGAGGCGGGCGTTCGCGAACCAGCGGTCGAGCTCCGCGAGGCCGTCGCGCGGCGCTTCGAAGGGCGTTCCCTCGCGCACCGGATGCGGCTCGAGGTCGTAGGTCGGGAAGCGCAGCGCCCCTGCCAACTGGCCGTCGGAGCCGGCAGCGAGCGTGTCACGCAGCCATTCCGCTGCCTCCGCCAGGGTGCGTCCGTCGAGCGTCCGTTCGCCCACGGTTCCGGCCGGGCCCAGCACGTCGACCCGGAGTTCTGCCAGGTCGAGGACGGCCTGCAATCCGCCCGCGAGCGGGGCGGCGATCGCGAGGGCGCGAAGGTCGGGGCGATAGACGGTAGCCGTGTGGCTGGTGTCGGCGCGGTGCTCCGCGTGGGTCTCTCCGACGGCCGCGAGGAGCTGCACGGCCGCGTGGGCCTGCTCGCGCGCGCCGGTCAGTTGGTTCGGAGCGATCGCTCCCAGTCGTTCCCAGCTCACCGGGTTCCTCCCTGCACGAAGACCGGATGGGCACTGCCGACATGCACGGGAGCCGGAGCGGTCACGGCGACACCCCGGCGAACGGAACGCCCGCCAGCGCGTGCATGTCGCGCTTCCAGGTGGTCAGGTCTTCGAGCTGGAACTGATCGAGGTGGGTGTGGCCGCAGGCCCGGGCCATCACCCGCATCAGTTCGGTGGCCGATCCGAAGAACCGAGCGAGCCGCTTCGCGGCCAGGGCCACCGGCAGGCGGGAGCGCAGGTGTTCCTGCTGGGTGGCGATGCCCACCGGGCAGTTGTTGGTGTGGCAGGCGCGCATGCCGAGGCAGCCAATCGCCTGGAGCGCCGCGTTCGACAGCGCGATCCCGTCGGCGCCCAGCGCCAACGCTTTGACGAACTCCGACGGGACCCGCAGGCCGCCCGTCGCGATCAGCGTGACGTCCGGTCGGCGCAGGCGGTCGAGGGTACGGCGCGCCCGGGCGATCGCTGGGATCGTCGGCACGCTGATGTTGTTGCGGAAGATCAGCGGGGCGGCGCCCGTGCCGCCACCACGCCCGTCGAGGATGATGTAGTCCGCGCCCGCAGCGACTGCGGCTTCGACGTCGCGCTCGACGTGTTGTGCAGAGAGCTTGAAACCGATCGGAATGCCGCCGGTCGCTTCCCGCACTTCGTCCGCGACGCGGCGGAAGTCGGTGATCGATTCGAGGTCGGGGAAGCGCGCCGGCGAGATCGCGGACTGGCCCTCGGGAATCTCGCGCACTTCGGCGATGCGTCCGGTCACTTTGTGACCGGGCAGGTGCCCGCCCGTCCCGGTCTTGGCGCCCTGGCCGCACTTGAAGTGGAAGGCCTGGACGCGCTGGAGCTTCTCGAGCGCGAAGCCGAAGCGGCCCGACGCCAGCTCGTAGAGGTAGCGCCCGTTCTCCTGTTGCTCCTCGGGCAGCATGCCGCCTTCGCCGGAGCAGATGCCGGTCCCGGCTTCCTCGGCACCCATCGCCAGCGCCACCTTCGCTTCGAGCGAGAGCGCGCCGAAGCTCATGTCCGACACGAAGAGCGGCGTCTCCAGCTGCAGCGGACGCTTCGCCTCGGGGCCGATCACCAGGTCGCTCCCGACCTCGGCATCGTCGAGCAGGGGAACCCGGTGCAGCTGCGCCGTCAGGATCTGGATGTCCTCCCAGGCGGGGAGCTCGGCCCGGGGGACGCCCATCGCGTCCACGCGTCCGTGATGGCCGGCGCGTTCGAGCCCGTGCTCGGCCATCTCCTGGATCCAATGGTTGTAGGGCTCGTCGCCGGTGCCATGAGGGTCGGCGTAGGCGCCCTGGTAGGACGCGCGCGCATAGGGCTGGGGGTGACACCGCTCCCACTCGCGGATCTCGTCCTCGTCCACGAAGACGCCGTCGTCCTCGATCCAATGCGAGAAACGCTCGAGCTTCTCGTCGTTGCTGTAGGCGCTCACCCCAGTCCGGAACCGGTAGTCCCAATCGTGGACGCCGCAGATCAGGTCCTCGCCGCGGATCTCGCCATCGGCCAGCATGGCGCCGCGGTGGAGACAGCGGCCATAGAGGACGGACACCTCGGCCTGGTCGGGCCAGCGCACGACGACGAGGTCGACGTTCGCAAGCAGGGCGCCGAAGGGTTTCTCGGGGTCGAGTTCGCTGAACGTGGCGATGCGCACGCGATGCATCGTGGCGTCGGTCTCCGTGTGTCGGGTGAGCGGACTTCGGCACGGCCCCTTCGAGGCCGGGACTAGCCGTGGTAGAAGGTCTCCCGGATCACTTTGCCATCGCGCCACTGCTGCACGGCGACTTGTTTCTGCACGACGCGGTCTCCGCCGTGAGGCGTGAGGTCGAAGGCCCATTCGATGGCGGCGCGATGGCCGTCGACGAGGACCTCGCCGACCTCGGCCCCGTGGAAGGTGACGCCGTTCACGAAGGCCTCCTCGTAGGCGCGGTTCGCGGCCTTTCCCACACGCTCGTCCGCGCCGTTCTCGCTCATGACCACCTCGTCGGCGTAGAAGCGGTCGAAGGTCTCGAGGATCTCTCCCTCCAGGATGCCGTCGATCACGGCCTGGACGTCGTTGCGAATGCTCATGCCTTTCCTCCGATCGAATCGCGGCCATGCGGCCGGTCGAGGTCGAGCTCCGGGCCGATGGGCACCACGCCCGTCGGATTGATGGTCCCGTGACTCTCGTAGTAGTGACGCTTGATGTGTTCGACGCTCACCGTCTCCGCGACGCCGGGCACCTGGGTGAGCTCGCGCAGGTAGCCCGACAGGTGCGGGAAGTCGGCGATGCGCTGTCGGTTGCACTTGAAGTGGCCGACGTAGACGGCGTCGAAGCGGACCAGCGTGGTGAAGAGGCGCCAGTCGGCCTCGGTGCGGGTGTCGCCCACCAGCCAGCGCTGTTCGCCGAGCTTCGCGTCGAGGTGGTCGAGCGCGCCGAAGAGCTGCTCGAACGCCTCTGCGTAGGCTTCCTGGGAAGTCGCGAAGCCGCAGCGGTAGACGCCGTTGTTGATGTTCGGATAGACGAAGGCGTTGACCTCGTCGATCGCGTCGCGGAGCCCGCGCGGGTAGAGGTCGACGGACGGGTCGGCGATTGCGTCGAACTCCGCATTCAGCATGCGGATGATCTCGGAGGACTCGTTGTTCACGATCGTGCCGGTCTCGCGGTCCCACAGCACGGGGACGGTGACGCGACCCGAGTAGTGGGCGTCCGCCGTCGTGTAGACCTCGTGCAGGTAGCGCTTGCCGAGGAGCGCGTCCCCGGTGACGAGCGGGGTGTCGTCCGGGTTCTCGAAGGCCCAGCCGTGCTCGGCCATGAGCGGGTGCACGACCGATACCGAGATCGCGCTCTCGAGGCCTTTCAGCTTGCGCACGATCAGGGCGCGGTGCGCCCAGGGGCACGCGAGGGAGACGTAGAGGTGGTAGCGGCCGGCCTCGGGCGCGAACCGGGTCGAGCCGTCCGCCGCGATGCGATCGCGGAATGCGCTGTCCTTGCGGACGAAGCGACCGCCGGTGGATTTCGTGTCGTACCACGCGTCGCTCCAGCGTCCGTCGACCAGCTGTCCCATGTTTCCTCCTTCGCTCTCTCGGGGTAGCGGCCTGGCGGGGTCATGCCAGATCGAAGAGCAAGAACTCGGCGTCCTCGCGTGCCTGCACGGACACCGTGTCGATCGCCTCGATTCCGAGCGCGTCGCCGGCGTCGATCGTTCGATTCGCGACCGTCAGCGACCCCGCGAGTCCTTGCACCCACACGGCGCGTCCGGCGCCGACGGCGAATTCGAGGCCTTCGCCCGCTGCGAGGCGGCCCGCGTAGACCGACGCGTCGGCGTGGATCGGGAGCGATCCGTCACGCGCATCGGGCGAGGCCACCAGGGTGAGGCCGTGGTGCGCACGCCATCCCGGTGTCGCGTGCGCGAACGCGGGAGTCGCGACCGGCCGGTCGGGCAGCAGCCAGACCTGGACGAAGTGCACCGGTTCGCGATCCGAGGCGTTCCACTCGGCGTGAACGACGCCCGGGCCCGCGCTCATCGCCTGCACCTCACCCGCGTGGATCTCCGAGCGGGCACCCAGGCTGTCTTCGTGACGAAGCGCTCCCGCGAGCACGAACGAGAGGATCTCGGCGTGGCGGTGGGGGTGGGGCCCGAACCCGCGACCCGGGGCGACGACATCCTCGTTGAGGACCCGGAGCCCGCGGAAGCCCGGCCAGTCGGGGTCTCGGTAGTCGCCGAAGGCAAAGGCGTGCTGGGAGTCGAGCCAGGCCAGCCGGGTCTGGCCGCGCTCTTCGCTGGGTCGAGGGCTCACGTGCATGGGGCGGAAGGAAATCACGTGACGAGGAGAGAACAAGAGAGTTCACAGGCACATGACTATGTCCATTTTGGATACAATGACTTCACCCGAGGAGGTGTGATGGCCCAACTCGCTGAGATCGAGTCGTTTGTCGCGGTCGTCGAGGCCGGCGGCTTCCGCGCCGCAGCCGCGCGCGCCGGTCTGACCCCGTCTGCGGTGAGCAAGCGGGTCCGGGCGCTCGAGGACCGCCTCGGGGCGCGGCTCCTCAACCGGACCACGAGGCGTGTCGCACCGACCGACGTCGGGCGGGCCCTCTTCGAGCGGGCGCGGGCGATCCTGGCCGATCTCGAAGACGCCGAGTGTGCGATCACCGAGTTGCAGGCGGAGCCGCGCGGACCCCTGCGCATCGGGGCGCCGATGGACTTCGGTCGCCGCCATCTCGTCGAAGTGTTCGCCGAGTTCGCTGCCGAGCACCCGGCGGTGACTCTGGACGTGCATCTCACCGACCGCTTCGTCGACGTGGTGGGCGAGGGGTTCGACCTGGTCGTGCGGATCGGGACGCTGTCCGATTCGAGCCTGGTCGCGCGCCGCCTGGCTCCCTGCAAGCGGGCCCTGGTCGCCGCACCTGCCTACCTGCGCCGCGAGGGAACCCCGCAGCGCGTCGGGGACCTCCCCCACCACGCCTTGCTCGCCTACACCCTCGACAGCGCGCGGACCTGGCCCGTCGAGGGAGTGTCGCTGGCGGAGCAGGCGCACCACCGGGCCGACAACGGGGAGATGCTGCGTTCCCTCGCGCGGGCCGGCGCGGGGATCGCGCTGCTGCCGACGTTCCTGGTGGGCGACGACCTCCGCGATGGCTCGCTCGTCGAACTGCTGCCCGGCCAGCTGGCGGCCGAGCTGGCGATGCACGCAGTGACACCGCACCGCAAGCTCCTGTCCACGAAGGTGCAGCTCTTGATCGCGCGGCTGCGCGAGCGCTTCGGTGCCGACCCGTCCTGGGACGAGGGGCTTCCCGTCCCCGGGTGACGTCCTCAGGACCCCGACTTCCCGTCGGCCCCCGAGTTGCTGTGGAGCCGGATGGCGGGTCCCGGCGTCCCGCCCGTCGCCCGAGTCGGGTAGGGTATGCCCCGGGTCGACGACCCCCCGAGACCCCCCACCGCGAGCGCCCCGCGCGACCCCACCGACTGCGCGCAGCGCTTGCCCCTGCGCCGAAAGAGAGACCCATGGCACTGATCCTGACCGAAGACCAACTGATCTTGCGCGACATGGCGCGCACGTTCTTCGACGAGAAGTCGCCCGTCGAGCGGATGCGCAGTCTCCGCGACGAGAAGGACGCCACCGGCTTCCACCGTGCGCTCTGGAAGGAGATGGGTGAGCTCGGCTGGATCGGGATTCCCTTCCCGGAAGCCGTCGGCGGCGCCGACATGGGCTACGGCGAACTCGGCGCGGTGCTGGGGGAGTGTGGTCGCGTCCTCGCACCGGAACCCTTCGTGTCGACGGTGCTCCTCGGCGGCAACGCCATCCTGTTGGGCGCGCCGGAGCCGCTCCAGAAGGAGCTGCTTCCCGAGGTGTGCAGTGGGGAGCGATTGCTCGCCCTCGCGTTCCAGGAGCGCGGACGCTTCGCCCCCACCGAGGTCGAGACCACCGCGACCCGCGAGGGTGACGGCTTCTCGCTGCGCGGCGAGAAGACCTTCGTGCTCGATGGGCACGTGGCCGATCAGCTGGTGATCGTCGCGCGCACGTCGGGCGGCCGCGAGGACCGGGACGGTCTCTCGCTCTTCGTGGTCGACGCACAGGCGGCGGGCGTGGAGATCCAGCGCACCGAGATGGTCGACGGTCGCAACGCGGCGACCGTGCGTCTCGACGGTGTCACGGTCGGCGCCGACCGCGTCCTCGGTGACGTCGATGGCGGCTTCGCACTGCTCGACCGCGTCTTCGATCGCGCGACGATCGGACTCTGCGCCGAGATGGTCGGCACCTTCGAGGAGACCTTCGAGCGGACGCTGCAGTACCTGAAGGACCGCGAGCAGTTCGGCGTGAAGATCGGGACCTTCCAGGCGCTGCGTCACCGGGCCGCCCACATGTGGACCGAGCTCGAGTTCGCGCGGTCGGTGGTGCGCGACGCCCAGTCGGCCCTGGACGACGACCGCGACGACGCCTCGGCCTGTGCGAGCGCGGCGAAGGCCCGCTGCTCGGACGTCGCACATCTGATCGGCGGCGAAGCCATTCAGATGCACGGCGGTATCGGCATGACCGACGAGGAAGAGATCGGACTCTTCTTCAAGCGCTTGAAGGCCGCTGAGTTCACGCTCGGCGACGGCATCTACCACCGCGACCGGTTCGCCGGCCTGCGCGGCTACTGAGCGAGGAGCATCCCATGTCTGAATCTCTCGACGCATTCCGCCAGGAAGCCCGGGCTTGGATCCAGGAGTCGCTGCCCGAGGAGCTCAAGTCGGGTCCCCGCCGAGGCGCTCCGAAGGAAGCCCTCGACCGCTGGTTCCAGGCGCTCACCGGGAAGGGGTGGCTCACCCCAGATTGGCCCACCGAGTACGGCGGCGGCGGTCTCGACCGCAAGCAGACCCAGGTGGTGAAGCAGGAGCTGAAGAAGGCGCGCGCTCCGGTGCCGCCGGCCTCGGCGTTCGGCACGCGAATGCTCGGTCCGACCCTGCTCGAATTCGGGACCGAGGAGCAGAAGCTCGAGTTCCTGCCGCAGATCTCGCGCCACGAGGTCCAGTGGTGCCAGGGCTACAGCGAGCCCGGTGCCGGATCCGACCTGGCGAGCCTGCAGACGCGGGCCGTGCGCGAAGGCGATGAGTACGTCATCACCGGCCAGAAGATCTGGACGACCGGCGCGGACAAGGCCGATTGGATCTTCTGCCTGGTGCGCACCGACCCCGACGCGGCGAAGCACGACGGCATCAGCTTCGTCTTGTTCCCGATGCACCAACCCGGGGTCAAGGTGAGTCCGCTGACGCTGATCGATGGCAACGCCGACTTCTCCCAGGTGTTCTTCGACGGTGCGCGGGCGAAGGTGGCGCACCTGATCGGCCCCGAGAATGGCGGCTGGACGGTGGCGAAGCGGCTGCTTCAGCACGAGCGTACGACGGATGGCGGCAGCGAGGGCGGCATCACGGGAGCGATGAAGGAGACCTTCGTCGACCTCGTGAAGCGCGAAGTGGGCCTGCGGGACGGCGTGCTCGCCGACGCCACCCTGCGGCAGCGCACGGCGGCACAGGAGATGGAGGCGAACGCGCTCCGGCTCACGATGCGGCGCGCGGGCGAGGAGGCGCGGGCCGGTCAGTCGACCCGCGACATCGGATCCCTCGGCAAGTACCGCTGGGCCAACATGGTGAAGGCCGAGCAGGATCTCGCGATGCAGGCGCTCGGTGCCCAGGGTCTCGGCTGGGAAGGGCCCGGCTTCGAAGCCGTCGAGCTCCAGCGCACCAAGGCCTGGCTCACCACCCGCTCCGACTCGATCTGGGGCGGGACCAACGAGGTGCAGCTCAACGTGATCGCGAAGCGCGTGCTGGAGATTCCCGAGTAGGGACCGGCCCGGCGTCCGCGTGGAGCCGGGCTGCAAGCTCCACGCGGGAGTGCACACCCAATTTCTCGAAGATCGACGCGATCTGGTTCGCGATCGTCCGCACGCTCGTTCCGCGGCGCGACGCGATGTCCAACGAGGTGCTGCCGGCGAGCAGCGCGGACGTCACCTCGCGCTCGGCCGGCGACAACGCCTCGGCGGCGGCCTCGTCGAGCAGGGGATGCGCCCCGACCAGCAGCGTCTCCCCGTTCAGGCTCGCTTCCTCCAGCCGGGCACGGAGTCCCCCCGGCGCGAAGAAGCTCGCCAGTTCGGTGCGCGCGCCGAGCCCGAGCTTCCGACAGCCAGTCTTCACCGCCATGCTGACCGCCGAGAGTGAGACACCGAGCTCGTAGGCGATCTCCTTCGTCGAACGGCCCATCCCGACGAGTTCCGCGATCTGGCGCTCGCGTCGGGTCAGTCCGCGCGGATCGACGACCGAAGGCTCGTTCCGGTGCGCGACGACGAAGCGCTTTCCGTCGCGCTCGAAGCGGTCCACGAGGCTCCAGCGCCCTTCGACGAGGCCGCTCCAGCTCTCCATCGCGGCTTCCGGATCGCACCGACCCGCGTGAGAGCGCGCGCGGTCGATCCGCACGGCGGCGTCCCGCAAGGCGTCGCGGGCCGAGGCGTCGCGTGCAGGGCCCTCGGCGTGCTGGATGCGACCGTCGGGATCGAGGACTGCCTCGACGCCGCCGCCTTCCGCGTCGTCTGCGAACGCCGCACGCAGCCTCAAGCCGGCGCCTAGATGCGTCATGGCCAGGTGCCAGCGGCGACGCTCCGCCGGGGTCGTGGACATCGGGCGGGGGAGGGCGCCCAGGAGCAGGGCCATGCGCCCCGCGCTGGCGCGGCCGACGGTGCCGAGCATGTCCTCGGCCAGCCCTCGCATCGACTCGAGGAACACCCGCCTTGCCTCCGGGACCCTCGGGAAGACGCGCTCGCTGAGGGTCCCGGCCACAGGACCGTTTCGATACATCAGATCGATGACGGCCTCGGGGCCGGCTTCGTTCACGGCGACCGCGACGTCACGAATGGCCGTCGTCTCGGCCTCCACTTTTTCGAGATCGATCCGGCTGGGCGTGACGCGCGCGACGAAGAGGACGACCGTCGGACTGTGCACGAAGAACGCCGTGGCGCATTCGCGCACCTGTCGGAGCCAGTCGTCCGCAGGCGATGCGAGGTCGTAGCTGGCCTCGAGAAGTCCGATCCAGTCGTGGGTGCGCATGAGGGACGCCTAACCGGGTTCCCGATCACGCTAGCACTGCGCTCTTCGTCGAGTTCTCATCGACGACTGACAAATTGACCATGCCCCGTATGGCGAATTGACCATGGGAACCCACTGCGCGCGCTCATAGCCTGCGCCGAGCCTTCGCGATTCGGCGTGGGCGGCGACGGGAGTGGCTCTCATGCGCAGCTGGAACTGGGTCTTCTGGACACTCGCAACGCTGGTAGCTTCGGGTACAGCATCGGCGCAAACGCCCTACCGCGTGGCGGACCTGAACCCCGGTGCTGGTAACGGCGTCGACTCATTTCATCTCGACGGGTTCGGATTCGCCCTGGGCAACACGTTTCTGTTCGGCGGCACGGACGGCGCAGGTGACGAAGAGCTGTGGCGTTCCGACGGAACCCTGGCCGGAACCGTCCGGATCGCCGACCTCAACCCCGTCGCGAGTGCCTCTCCCAGCGTGTTCTTCGCCCTCGACGCGACGCGCGCGCTGTTTCGGGCCCAGCACGAGACTGAAGGCGTCGAACTCTTTGTCACTGACGGCACGGCGGCCGGAACGGCCTACGTGAAGGACATTCGGCCCGGCGCGAGCGGTTCCTTCCTGGGATTCGGCGCGGCCGTTGGGGGCGTGGCCTTCTTCCGAGCCACCGCCAACGACGGGAGCGAACTCTGGAAGTCCGATGGGACCGACGCGGGCACGGTCCAGGTGCGGGACATCCGGCCTGGAACGGGAGGCTCGACGCCCTTCGACTTCACGGTGGCCGGAGGTCAGCTGTTCTTCGCCGCCAATGACGGAAGCGCGGGTACCGAACTCTGGACGAGCGACGGCACCGAACTCGGCACCCAGATGGTGATCGATCTCAACCCGACCGGCAGCGGCAACGTCGGGGAACTCGCCGAGTTCGACGGTGAGGTCTATTTCCGCGGCAACGACGGAGCGACCGGTACCGAGCTATGGAAGAGCGACGGCACCACGACCGTACGGATCACCGACGTGAACCCGGGGGCCGGCGGCGCGGACGTGTCGAGCCTCTACGTCTACGACGGCTTTCTCTACTTTCTCGCCAACGACGGGACGACGGGTCGCGAGATCTGGCGGACAGATGGTACGCCCGGAAACGCTACCCGGTTGACCGACGTCAATCCGGGCGCCGGGGACGGGGTGTTCCCCAGCCAGTTCTGCGGCGTGAACGGGGTGCTCGTCTTCTCGGGGCAGGACGGCCTCAACGGGCGGGAGCTGTGGGCGACCGACGGAACGCCCGACACCGAGTTCCTGCTCGTGGAAGTGCAACCGGGCGCCCCGAACGGCGTCGAGTTCCAGTCGCTGCGCTGCCAGGCCGGTGCGGTCTACTTCGTCGGAGACGACGGGGTGGACGGACGCGAGCCGTGGACCAGCGACGGGACCGTCGCCGGGACCCGGCGGCTGTCCGACATCCAGGCGGGCGCCCCCGATGGCGTCGCCTTCGCCCCCGGCTTCACCGCCGCGGGCAGTCGCGTCTTCTTCCCCGCCAGCGACGGGGCGACGGGCAACGAGCTCTGGGCTGTCGGACCCAGCGCCGCGCCGGTGCCGGCGCTTTCCCTCCTCGGAGCGGCCGGGCTCGTCGCACTCTTGCTCGGACTCGGCATGCGCCGCTCGGCGCGGTCGCGACGCGGGTCGTTGCGGTCGGGCTTGCTGTCTTGGCGAAAGGAAGGAGCCTCGACGCCCTCGACCGGCGCGGCTCACGCGCCGACGAACTGATACCCCAGCATTCCCGCTGCGATCAGCGTGACGAGGAAGGTGACGCCGGCGCCGATGCCGCGAAGGGGACTCTGGATCGTGTCGGCCTTCAGGCCGATCGCGTGGCAGATCCGCGCCACCACCATCGCGAGGCCGATGCCGTGGAGGAAGCCGGCAGAGGCGCCGTTCAGCTCGAGTGCTGCGAACATCAGCATGAAGTAGG
Encoded proteins:
- a CDS encoding glutamate synthase-related protein; amino-acid sequence: MHRVRIATFSELDPEKPFGALLANVDLVVVRWPDQAEVSVLYGRCLHRGAMLADGEIRGEDLICGVHDWDYRFRTGVSAYSNDEKLERFSHWIEDDGVFVDEDEIREWERCHPQPYARASYQGAYADPHGTGDEPYNHWIQEMAEHGLERAGHHGRVDAMGVPRAELPAWEDIQILTAQLHRVPLLDDAEVGSDLVIGPEAKRPLQLETPLFVSDMSFGALSLEAKVALAMGAEEAGTGICSGEGGMLPEEQQENGRYLYELASGRFGFALEKLQRVQAFHFKCGQGAKTGTGGHLPGHKVTGRIAEVREIPEGQSAISPARFPDLESITDFRRVADEVREATGGIPIGFKLSAQHVERDVEAAVAAGADYIILDGRGGGTGAAPLIFRNNISVPTIPAIARARRTLDRLRRPDVTLIATGGLRVPSEFVKALALGADGIALSNAALQAIGCLGMRACHTNNCPVGIATQQEHLRSRLPVALAAKRLARFFGSATELMRVMARACGHTHLDQFQLEDLTTWKRDMHALAGVPFAGVSP
- a CDS encoding glutathione S-transferase family protein, with amino-acid sequence MGQLVDGRWSDAWYDTKSTGGRFVRKDSAFRDRIAADGSTRFAPEAGRYHLYVSLACPWAHRALIVRKLKGLESAISVSVVHPLMAEHGWAFENPDDTPLVTGDALLGKRYLHEVYTTADAHYSGRVTVPVLWDRETGTIVNNESSEIIRMLNAEFDAIADPSVDLYPRGLRDAIDEVNAFVYPNINNGVYRCGFATSQEAYAEAFEQLFGALDHLDAKLGEQRWLVGDTRTEADWRLFTTLVRFDAVYVGHFKCNRQRIADFPHLSGYLRELTQVPGVAETVSVEHIKRHYYESHGTINPTGVVPIGPELDLDRPHGRDSIGGKA
- a CDS encoding acyl-CoA dehydrogenase family protein — translated: MSESLDAFRQEARAWIQESLPEELKSGPRRGAPKEALDRWFQALTGKGWLTPDWPTEYGGGGLDRKQTQVVKQELKKARAPVPPASAFGTRMLGPTLLEFGTEEQKLEFLPQISRHEVQWCQGYSEPGAGSDLASLQTRAVREGDEYVITGQKIWTTGADKADWIFCLVRTDPDAAKHDGISFVLFPMHQPGVKVSPLTLIDGNADFSQVFFDGARAKVAHLIGPENGGWTVAKRLLQHERTTDGGSEGGITGAMKETFVDLVKREVGLRDGVLADATLRQRTAAQEMEANALRLTMRRAGEEARAGQSTRDIGSLGKYRWANMVKAEQDLAMQALGAQGLGWEGPGFEAVELQRTKAWLTTRSDSIWGGTNEVQLNVIAKRVLEIPE
- a CDS encoding pirin family protein; this translates as MISFRPMHVSPRPSEERGQTRLAWLDSQHAFAFGDYRDPDWPGFRGLRVLNEDVVAPGRGFGPHPHRHAEILSFVLAGALRHEDSLGARSEIHAGEVQAMSAGPGVVHAEWNASDREPVHFVQVWLLPDRPVATPAFAHATPGWRAHHGLTLVASPDARDGSLPIHADASVYAGRLAAGEGLEFAVGAGRAVWVQGLAGSLTVANRTIDAGDALGIEAIDTVSVQAREDAEFLLFDLA
- a CDS encoding LysR substrate-binding domain-containing protein; protein product: MAQLAEIESFVAVVEAGGFRAAAARAGLTPSAVSKRVRALEDRLGARLLNRTTRRVAPTDVGRALFERARAILADLEDAECAITELQAEPRGPLRIGAPMDFGRRHLVEVFAEFAAEHPAVTLDVHLTDRFVDVVGEGFDLVVRIGTLSDSSLVARRLAPCKRALVAAPAYLRREGTPQRVGDLPHHALLAYTLDSARTWPVEGVSLAEQAHHRADNGEMLRSLARAGAGIALLPTFLVGDDLRDGSLVELLPGQLAAELAMHAVTPHRKLLSTKVQLLIARLRERFGADPSWDEGLPVPG
- a CDS encoding nuclear transport factor 2 family protein — protein: MSIRNDVQAVIDGILEGEILETFDRFYADEVVMSENGADERVGKAANRAYEEAFVNGVTFHGAEVGEVLVDGHRAAIEWAFDLTPHGGDRVVQKQVAVQQWRDGKVIRETFYHG
- a CDS encoding thiamine pyrophosphate-binding protein, with product MSPVRPSDQRVWKKALELDELEEGRVKSVTLDELTLCMTHWDGQYGALDNRCPHQGGPLGEGSIEKGHLRCPWHGWDYCPLTGQPPDGGYDDGVPTYPVEVREDGVYVELPAELVRDRTVSDVMVETLTNWGVRWVFGMVGHSNLNVAEAIRRQQEAGRMHYFGVRHEGAASFACSAYGKLTGRPAACLAIAGPGATNLLTGLWDAHVDRAPVLALTGQVATQVLGTGNFQELDLKAAFGQVASFAQPVLPDSPFAELASRAVKTAVLERGPAQLIFPDEVAGHASDAKAATPEGRLASQQFPPPQDALEKATTMLAAAKRPVLIVGHGARYDMPAVMSLAEALGAPVLTTFKGKGLVSDQHPLGCGVLGRSGTPIASWFMNESDLLLVLGASFSNHTGITPKKPTIQVDRDPMALAKFHAIDLPVLGDLGVTARQLLDGVRGRHASHDHAEEVASRWSIWRAEKARRREDDRGRGINSAVLFDALTRGVPADAILPVDVGNNTYSFGRYFECDRHAVLMSGYLGSIGFAFPASLGAWCATQEEGTPFHGRQVVSISGDGGFGQYPFELTTAVKYGMNLTHVLLHNGELGKISKEQRVGQWQVWETSLHNPSFAAFADDCGALGVRIERADELDAGIERALSHPGPSLVEVICDAELV
- a CDS encoding acyl-CoA dehydrogenase family protein, coding for MALILTEDQLILRDMARTFFDEKSPVERMRSLRDEKDATGFHRALWKEMGELGWIGIPFPEAVGGADMGYGELGAVLGECGRVLAPEPFVSTVLLGGNAILLGAPEPLQKELLPEVCSGERLLALAFQERGRFAPTEVETTATREGDGFSLRGEKTFVLDGHVADQLVIVARTSGGREDRDGLSLFVVDAQAAGVEIQRTEMVDGRNAATVRLDGVTVGADRVLGDVDGGFALLDRVFDRATIGLCAEMVGTFEETFERTLQYLKDREQFGVKIGTFQALRHRAAHMWTELEFARSVVRDAQSALDDDRDDASACASAAKARCSDVAHLIGGEAIQMHGGIGMTDEEEIGLFFKRLKAAEFTLGDGIYHRDRFAGLRGY